Proteins found in one Drosophila busckii strain San Diego stock center, stock number 13000-0081.31 chromosome 2R, ASM1175060v1, whole genome shotgun sequence genomic segment:
- the LOC108603052 gene encoding synapse-associated protein of 47 kDa isoform X6 — MFSGLTNQFTSLVGAVKGGAGDEDVPAPTGDGPVSTSSEATAQLVEQDAASGAAGSEPVPEGEEGLKSGWLGSAKGWLGNASIPSMPAMAMPSMPSMPAMPSMPSIPGLRKSGGAEGAEGADVVMDSGALGAVSGGDDDDKSRYISATEGADSHPASGGNTPTGEEGQIGQGKGNEVKITTKVTQQAKHFGSFLSSAISKAGSKIKETVKDNTILDSFNKEQEAFMKGQGGASNGAAPWIGHANEAKIKEEILGLSQDRRNFVRAPPAGVEFEFSYDTAYPTAIAIMGEDKALETMRFELVPKIITEENFWRNYFYRVSLIIQAAELGTLGADGVGQASSGEDAYQVTDNTNKEQNASSVKKTLTKKQNGQNMIKTDKQSPKPLIKLENHAKSKASNKKLAESEFVSEEFQISSETDLDEIKDGMRKLGLDSMTQETLATKDED, encoded by the exons atgTTTTCGGGTCTCACAAATCAATTCACCTCTTTGGTGGGCGCCGTTAAGGGCGGCGCTGGCGATGAGGATGTTCCCGCCCCCACAGGCGATGGACCAGTGTCAACATCTTCTGAGGCTACGGCTCAATTAGTAGAACAGGATGCTGCATCTGGTGCCGCAGGCAGTGAGCCCGTTCCCGAAGGCGAGGAGGGTCTCAAGAG cgGATGGCTGGGAAGCGCCAAGGGATGGTTGGGAAATGCATCAATACCATCAATGCCGGCTATGGCAATGCCATCCATGCCTTCGATGCCAGCAATGCCATCAATGCCATCGATTCCAGGTCTTCGAAAAAGCGGCGGTGCTGAGGGAGCAGAGGGCGCTGATGTTGTTATGGACTCAGGTGCATTGGGTGCTGTGAGTGGaggcgatgatgatgacaagTCGAGGTATATTAG TGCAACGGAAGGCGCTGATTCACATCCAGCTTCTGGCGGTAACACGCCCACTGGTGAAGAGGGTCAAATTGGACAGGGTAAGGGAAACGAAGTTAAAA tTACCACAAAAGTAACCCAACAGGCTAAGCACTTTGGCTCATTTTTGTCATCGGCCATAAGTAAGGCGGGTAGCAAGATCAAGGAAACAGTTAAGGATAAT actATACTCGACTCATTTAACAAGGAGCAGGAGGCATTTATGAAGGGCCAAGGAGGTGCAAGCAATGGGGCTGCACCCTGGATTGGTCATGCTAACGAGGCCAAAATCAAAGAGGAAATATTAGGATTGTCCCAGGATCGTCGGAACTTTGTGCGCGCCCCACCAGCAGGAGTGGAATTCGAGTTTAGCTATGATACAGCATATCCCACAGCCATTGCCATTATGGGAGAGGATAAGGCGCTTGAAACGATGCGCTTCGAATTGGTTCCCAAGAT CATTACAGAGGAAAATTTCTGGCGAAATTATTTCTATCGCGTGTCACTAATCATTCAGGCAGCCGAGCTAGGCACTTTAGGGGCAGATGGGGTTGGCCAGGCTTCAAGCGGAGAAGATG CGTATCAAGTGACTGATAATACAAATAAGGAACAAAATGCGAGCTCTGTGAAAAAAACATTAACTAAAAAGCAGAATGGTCAAAATATGATTAAAACTGATAAGCAGTCACCAAAGCCTCTTATAAAGCTTGAAAATCATGCGAAATCTAAAGCCAGTAATAAAAAGCTCGCAGAGTCCGAGTTTGTTTCGGAAGAGTTTCAAATCTCAAGCGAAACCGATTTGGATGAGATCAAAGATGGTATGCGAAAGCTGGGCCTTGATAGTATGACCCAAGAGACATTAGCCACTAAAGATG AAGATTGA
- the LOC108603052 gene encoding synapse-associated protein of 47 kDa isoform X9, producing the protein MFSGLTNQFTSLVGAVKGGAGDEDVPAPTGDGPVSTSSEATAQLVEQDAASGAAGSEPVPEGEEGLKSGWLGSAKGWLGNASIPSMPAMAMPSMPSMPAMPSMPSIPGLRKSGGAEGAEGADVVMDSGALGAVSGGDDDDKSRYISATEGADSHPASGGNTPTGEEGQIGQGKGNEVKITTKVTQQAKHFGSFLSSAISKAGSKIKETVKDNTILDSFNKEQEAFMKGQGGASNGAAPWIGHANEAKIKEEILGLSQDRRNFVRAPPAGVEFEFSYDTAYPTAIAIMGEDKALETMRFELVPKIITEENFWRNYFYRVSLIIQAAELGTLGADGVGQASSGEDED; encoded by the exons atgTTTTCGGGTCTCACAAATCAATTCACCTCTTTGGTGGGCGCCGTTAAGGGCGGCGCTGGCGATGAGGATGTTCCCGCCCCCACAGGCGATGGACCAGTGTCAACATCTTCTGAGGCTACGGCTCAATTAGTAGAACAGGATGCTGCATCTGGTGCCGCAGGCAGTGAGCCCGTTCCCGAAGGCGAGGAGGGTCTCAAGAG cgGATGGCTGGGAAGCGCCAAGGGATGGTTGGGAAATGCATCAATACCATCAATGCCGGCTATGGCAATGCCATCCATGCCTTCGATGCCAGCAATGCCATCAATGCCATCGATTCCAGGTCTTCGAAAAAGCGGCGGTGCTGAGGGAGCAGAGGGCGCTGATGTTGTTATGGACTCAGGTGCATTGGGTGCTGTGAGTGGaggcgatgatgatgacaagTCGAGGTATATTAG TGCAACGGAAGGCGCTGATTCACATCCAGCTTCTGGCGGTAACACGCCCACTGGTGAAGAGGGTCAAATTGGACAGGGTAAGGGAAACGAAGTTAAAA tTACCACAAAAGTAACCCAACAGGCTAAGCACTTTGGCTCATTTTTGTCATCGGCCATAAGTAAGGCGGGTAGCAAGATCAAGGAAACAGTTAAGGATAAT actATACTCGACTCATTTAACAAGGAGCAGGAGGCATTTATGAAGGGCCAAGGAGGTGCAAGCAATGGGGCTGCACCCTGGATTGGTCATGCTAACGAGGCCAAAATCAAAGAGGAAATATTAGGATTGTCCCAGGATCGTCGGAACTTTGTGCGCGCCCCACCAGCAGGAGTGGAATTCGAGTTTAGCTATGATACAGCATATCCCACAGCCATTGCCATTATGGGAGAGGATAAGGCGCTTGAAACGATGCGCTTCGAATTGGTTCCCAAGAT CATTACAGAGGAAAATTTCTGGCGAAATTATTTCTATCGCGTGTCACTAATCATTCAGGCAGCCGAGCTAGGCACTTTAGGGGCAGATGGGGTTGGCCAGGCTTCAAGCGGAGAAGATG AAGATTGA